A genomic window from Silene latifolia isolate original U9 population chromosome 11, ASM4854445v1, whole genome shotgun sequence includes:
- the LOC141614123 gene encoding uncharacterized protein LOC141614123, with amino-acid sequence MVFKSWRSICTSWDEGGFDIRELLSWNKALVAKWLWILIHKKTGLWFAWTQAYHFPTMVFWDLMSKDRHSESLKSIITVKNEILQRTGSQIAAHQLLSSWIIHGKFKIDMAYNWFRTAQAFLPWARALKHQFILPNHSLVTSLAIQQQLATVDNLIGRGMIIPNRCILCKNSMENHSHLFFSCPFSHAVWTALLQWLGLDGRGSDCKTELLWSMQRSKRRHWKNGWYTSSIAAACYYIWAERNARLFTGKEAEVEQLVFVIKSTVSTRILGKISPIHYAHMASQLSRL; translated from the coding sequence ATGGTCTTTAAAAGTTGGAGGAGCATATGCACTAGCTGGGATGAGGGTGGTTTTGATATCAGGGAGCTTCTTTCTTGGAATAAAGCCCTGGTAGCAAAATGGCTTTGGATTCTTATACATAAAAAAACTGGTCTCTGGTTTGCCTGGACTCAGGCTTACCACTTCCCTACTATGGTTTTCTGGGATTTAATGAGCAAGGATAGGCACTCTGAGAGCCTAAAGAGCATCATCACTGTCAAGAATGAAATACTTCAAAGGACTGGCTCTCAGATTGCTGCTCATCAGCTTCTTTCCTCTTGGATTATACATGGGAAGTTCAAAATTGACATGGCTTATAACTGGTTCAGGACTGCTCAAGCTTTTCTTCCATGGGCTCGAGCTTTAAAGCATCAGTTTATCCTCCCCAATCATAGTTTAGTCACCTCCTTGGCTATTCAGCAACAGCTGGCTACAGTTGATAATCTTATAGGTAGAGGGATGATCATTCCAAACAGGTGCATCTTATGTAAGAACTCAATGGAGAATCACAGTCACTTATTCTTCAGCTGCCCATTCTCTCATGCTGTCTGGACTGCACTTCTTCAGTGGCTAGGCCTTGATGGCAGAGGGAGTGACTGCAAAACTGAACTACTCTGGAGTATGCAAAGGAGTAAACGCAGACATTGGAAGAATGGCTGGTATACTAGTAGCATTGCAGCTGCTTGCTACTATATCTGGGCAGAACGGAATGCTAGACTTTTCACTGGGAAAGAAGCAGAGGTTGAGCAACTCGTTTTTGTGATAAAGTCGACTGTTAGTACTCGTATTCTAGGGAAGATTTCCCCTATTCACTATGCCCATATGGCTAGTCAGCTCTCCAGGCTTTGA